From Coffea arabica cultivar ET-39 chromosome 10e, Coffea Arabica ET-39 HiFi, whole genome shotgun sequence, one genomic window encodes:
- the LOC113712640 gene encoding uncharacterized acetyltransferase At3g50280-like, producing MSSPGIQHISQCFIKPKNTPEEAKQPIYLSQWDLAMACANYIQKGLLFAKPPAFDRENQMEDLLEKLKESLALTLDHFYPLAGRLATLKQENPPIYSIYVDCNNSPGARFVHASLNSTIDDIISPIDVPKIVQSFFDHDRAINHDGHTRPLLTIQVTELIDGIFIGCSANHMIVDGTSYWHFFNTWSEIFNAKGQKIAISRPPIHKRWFLEGHGPILSLPFTHHDQFVRRHEAPQMRERVFHFSSESLAKVKAKANAESDTTKISSLQALSAHVWRCITRTRNLPPDQETSCMMAINNRTRLCPPVPQEYVGNCIQAVRATAAAGELLDRGLGWSSSKLHLAVHNHTDEIVRNWVESWLQSPVIYQAAELIDPCSVLIGSSPRFNMYGNEFGLGKAVAIRSGYANKFDGKVSSFPGIEGSGSIDLEICLRPHSMSLLESDEEFMGAVTLSSSRD from the coding sequence ATGAGTTCTCCTGGGATTCAACATATCTCACAATGTTTTATCAAACCAAAAAACACACCAGAAGAGGCAAAGCAACCGATTTACTTGTCACAGTGGGATCTAGCAATGGCTTGCGCCAACTACATTCAGAAGGGCCTTCTTTTTGCCAAGCCTCCAGCTTTCGACCGTGAAAATCAGATGGAGGACCTCCTGGAGAAGCTCAAGGAATCTCTTGCTCTCACCCTGGATCATTTCTATCCATTAGCTGGTCGTCTTGCAACTTTGAAACAAGAAAATCCCCCAATTTACTCCATCTATGTTGATTGCAACAATAGTCCTGGGGCAAGATTTGTTCATGCATCCTTGAACTCGACCATCGATGATATTATTTCACCAATTGACGTCCCAAAAATTGTTCAATCATTCTTTGATCATGACAGGGCTATCAACCATGACGGTCACACCAGGCCTTTGCTGACCATTCAAGTCACCGAGTTAATTGATGGCATCTTTATTGGTTGCTCTGCCAATCATATGATTGTTGATGGGACATCCTATTGGCATTTCTTCAACACATGGTCCGAGATCTTCAATGCCAAGGGGCAAAAGATAGCGATCTCAAGACCACCTATCCACAAGCGCTGGTTTCTTGAGGGGCATGGTCCAATTCTTAGCCTTCCATTCACCCACCATGATCAATTCGTACGAAGACACGAGGCACCACAAATGAGGGAAAGAGTTTTCCATTTCTCATCAGAGTCATTGGCTAAAGTGAAAGCTAAAGCAAATGCTGAATCTGACACCACCAAGATTTCTTCATTGCAAGCATTGTCAGCTCATGTCTGGAGGTGCATCACAAGGACTCGAAATTTGCCACCTGATCAGGAAACAAGCTGTATGATGGCAATCAATAACAGGACAAGGTTATGTCCGCCTGTGCCTCAGGAATATGTAGGTAACTGTATTCAGGCGGTGAGAGCAACTGCTGCAGCTGGTGAGTTGCTTGATCGCGGGCTCGGATGGTCTTCCTCGAAATTGCATCTGGCAGTGCACAACCATACAGATGAAATTGTACGCAACTGGGTTGAATCATGGCTGCAATCGCCCGTCATTTACCAAGCGGCTGAGCTCATTGATCCTTGCAGCGTATTGATCGGAAGTTCTCCAAGGTTCAACATGTATGGCAATGAATTTGGCCTAGGGAAAGCAGTAGCAATTCGTAGTGGTTATGCAAACAAGTTCGATGGGAAAGTTTCCTCATTTCCGGGAATCGAAGGAAGTGGAAGCATTGACTTGGAGATATGCCTTCGACCACATTCCATGAGTCTTCTTGAGTCTGATGAGGAGTTCATGGGGGCTGTCACTTTATCAAGCTCAAGGGACTAA
- the LOC113711926 gene encoding uncharacterized acetyltransferase At3g50280-like, with the protein MAKVAAAMSSPGIHHISQCFIKPKNTPEEAKQPIYLSQWDLAMVCVNYIQKGLLFAKPPAFDRENQMKDLLEKLKDSLALALDHFYPLAGRLATLKQENPPIYSIYVDCNNSPGASLVHASLNSTIDDILSQIDVPEIVQSFFDRDRAINHDGHTRPLLTIQVTELIDGIFIGCSINHMIVDGTAFWHFFNTWSEIFSAKGQKIAISRPPIHKHWFPEGHGPILSLPFTHHDQFIRRHEAPQMRERVFHFSSESLAKLKAKANAESDTTKISSLQALSAHVWRCITRTRNFPPDQETSCRLAINNRTRLHPPVPQEYVGNCIQTVRATAAAGELLDRGLGWSAWKLHLAVHNHTDEMVRDWVESWLQSRFIYQLAQFFDPCSIMMGSSPRFNMYGNEFGLGKAVAIRSGYANKFDGKVSLYPGIEGGGSMDLEICLLPRSMSLLESDEEFMETVTLSSSRD; encoded by the coding sequence ATGGCTAAAGTAGCAGCAGCAATGAGCTCTCCTGGGATTCATCATATCTCACAATGTTTTATCAAACCAAAAAACACACCAGAAGAGGCAAAGCAACCGATTTACTTGTCACAGTGGGATCTAGCAATGGTTTGCGTCAACTACATTCAGAAGGGCCTTCTTTTTGCCAAGCCTCCAGCTTTCGACCGGGAAAATCAGATGAAGGACCTCTTGGAGAAGCTCAAGGACTCTCTTGCTCTCGCCCTGGATCATTTCTATCCACTAGCAGGTCGTCTTGCAACTTTGAAACAAGAAAATCCCCCAATTTACTCCATCTATGTTGATTGCAACAATAGTCCTGGGGCGAGTCTTGTTCATGCATCCTTGAACTCGACCATTGATGATATTCTTTCGCAAATTGACGTCCCAGAAATTGTTCAATCATTCTTTGATCGTGACAGGGCTATCAACCATGACGGTCACACGAGGCCGTTGCTGACCATTCAAGTCACCGAGTTAATTGATGGAATCTTTATTGGTTGCTCGATCAATCACATGATTGTTGATGGGACAGCTTTTTGGCATTTCTTCAACACATGGTCCGAGATCTTCAGTGCCAAGGGGCAAAAGATAGCCATCTCCAGACCACCTATCCACAAGCATTGGTTTCCTGAGGGGCATGGTCCAATACTTAGCCTTCCATTCACCCACCATGATCAATTCATACGAAGACATGAAGCACCACAAATGAGGGAAAGAGTCTTCCATTTCTCATCAGAGTCATTGGCTAAACTGAAAGCTAAAGCAAATGCTGAATCCGACACCACCAAGATTTCTTCATTGCAGGCGTTGTCAGCTCATGTCTGGAGATGCATCACGAGGACACGAAATTTCCCACCTGATCAGGAAACAAGCTGTCGGCTGGCAATCAATAACAGGACAAGATTGCATCCACCTGTGCCTCAGGAATATGTAGGCAACTGTATTCAGACAGTGAGAGCAACTGCTGCTGCTGGTGAGTTGCTTGATCGCGGGCTCGGATGGTCTGCCTGGAAATTGCACCTGGCAGTGCACAACCATACAGATGAAATGGTTCGCGACTGGGTTGAATCATGGCTGCAATCGCGCTTCATTTACCAACTTGCTCAGTTCTTCGATCCTTGCAGCATAATGATGGGCAGTTCTCCAAGGTTCAACATGTACGGCAATGAATTTGGCCTAGGGAAAGCGGTGGCAATTCGAAGTGGTTATGCAAACAAGTTCGATGGGAAAGTTTCCCTATATCCGGGAATCGAAGGAGGCGGAAGCATGGACTTGGAGATATGCCTTTTACCACGTTCCATGAGTCTTCTTGAGTCAGATGAGGAGTTCATGGAGACTGTCACTTTATCAAGCTCAAGGGACTAA